A genomic region of Paenibacillus sp. PL2-23 contains the following coding sequences:
- a CDS encoding MFS transporter, producing MEQWKKNLIVLWFGQFLVMAGMTMIIPFLTLYLQFELGLSDPHEIGLWAGVIFAGNFVTAFIFQPIWGKLADRYGRKMMLLRSGFGMAIVMVLMGFATNPWHLLLLRMLNGTISGFNPASIALVSATTPKDRMGFAMGSLQSGAIAGTILGPFIGGLLADAVGFRPIFYITGALLFIASLLALFVVKESFDLAKAARRVQASVLQGFKVISRIPQLMALFGVTLLIQFASMSPMTLIPLFVQELHGTTANLAFWAGFVGSVTGLSNMVAAPLLGRLSDRIGAERVLAVSLIGAALAFIPQALADTVWQLLLARFGLGLFLGGLIPAVNSLIRQYTPDGMESRAYSFNTSTLSLGNMIGPITGGILSGYIGIQGLFYVCGALMLLNGIWVWLTLIRRRPQRFKSQQQAGE from the coding sequence ATGGAACAGTGGAAAAAGAATCTAATCGTCTTATGGTTCGGGCAATTTCTTGTGATGGCGGGCATGACAATGATTATCCCGTTCCTCACCTTGTATCTGCAATTCGAGCTCGGCTTGTCCGATCCGCATGAAATCGGCTTATGGGCCGGCGTTATATTCGCAGGCAACTTCGTAACGGCATTTATTTTCCAACCGATCTGGGGCAAGCTGGCTGACCGTTATGGCCGCAAGATGATGCTGCTCCGCTCCGGCTTCGGCATGGCCATTGTTATGGTGCTGATGGGCTTTGCGACCAACCCTTGGCATCTGCTGCTGCTTCGTATGCTGAACGGCACCATATCGGGCTTCAACCCTGCGTCTATCGCACTCGTCTCTGCAACAACGCCGAAGGACCGGATGGGCTTCGCCATGGGCTCCCTGCAATCGGGAGCGATTGCGGGCACCATTCTCGGTCCGTTCATCGGCGGACTGCTGGCGGATGCAGTTGGCTTTCGTCCTATCTTCTATATTACGGGAGCCCTGCTGTTCATCGCTTCGCTGCTGGCGTTGTTTGTCGTGAAGGAATCCTTTGACCTGGCCAAGGCGGCGAGGCGCGTACAGGCCTCCGTCCTGCAAGGGTTCAAGGTTATCAGCCGCATCCCGCAGCTTATGGCGCTGTTCGGTGTAACCCTGCTGATCCAGTTCGCGAGCATGAGCCCCATGACGCTCATTCCGCTATTCGTGCAGGAGCTGCATGGCACGACCGCCAATCTAGCGTTCTGGGCCGGCTTTGTAGGCTCCGTAACAGGCCTGTCCAATATGGTGGCCGCGCCATTGCTTGGACGGCTAAGCGACCGTATCGGCGCGGAGCGGGTGCTTGCGGTCTCACTAATTGGCGCTGCGCTTGCCTTCATTCCTCAGGCGCTGGCGGATACCGTCTGGCAGCTGCTGCTCGCCCGATTTGGGCTTGGTCTCTTCCTGGGCGGGTTGATCCCCGCAGTCAACTCGCTTATCCGTCAATATACGCCGGATGGCATGGAGAGCCGGGCGTACAGCTTCAATACCAGCACGCTCAGCCTGGGCAACATGATTGGACCGATTACTGGCGGCATTCTCTCCGGCTATATCGGCATTCAAGGCTTGTTCTATGTATGCGGCGCGCTTATGCTGCTGAATGGCATCTGGGTATGGCTGACCTTGATCCGACGTCGGCCGCAGAGGTTCAAATCCCAGCAACAGGCAGGCGAATAA
- a CDS encoding type II secretion system protein translates to MWKLHKRESDRERGFTLVEVIAAFLILSVVALAMTTFFTNAMSYAKGNQSKTVMINLARNALFYMEKQEFGPIRTYFANPVNGGEISCTTAICSGRVRGLVSNGDQLPEVLMPTVNGIQYQITIQYQPELMAELGAEMESYLIPISVVVKLAEGSGNAREETRVEGYITNERIR, encoded by the coding sequence ATGTGGAAGTTGCATAAGCGGGAGTCGGACCGTGAGAGGGGATTTACGCTTGTCGAAGTGATTGCCGCTTTTTTGATCTTGTCCGTTGTTGCTCTGGCGATGACGACCTTCTTCACCAACGCGATGTCATACGCCAAAGGCAATCAAAGCAAGACGGTTATGATCAATCTGGCGCGCAACGCGTTATTTTATATGGAAAAGCAGGAGTTTGGCCCCATTCGCACCTATTTCGCCAATCCCGTCAACGGTGGAGAAATTTCTTGCACAACGGCAATATGTTCGGGGAGAGTCAGGGGGCTTGTATCCAATGGCGATCAGCTGCCTGAGGTGCTTATGCCGACCGTTAACGGAATCCAATATCAGATTACAATTCAATACCAGCCGGAGCTTATGGCGGAGCTTGGCGCGGAGATGGAGAGCTACCTCATTCCGATTAGCGTAGTGGTGAAGCTGGCGGAGGGAAGCGGCAATGCCCGCGAGGAAACCAGAGTGGAGGGGTATATCACAAATGAAAGAATACGCTAA
- a CDS encoding prepilin-type N-terminal cleavage/methylation domain-containing protein, producing the protein MKEYAKRLQSGEKGFTLIELIASMALISIFGGIMYTVITFGVSSHNKIQIENGLRDEADLLMSAIINELYTIAPDKVREQSNGIQLIETGVAGLNDIYIDGGQLHIRNAPLVISSTIESGSSIKLDCEGYGESEDGPRECATGLIEIDLVLSKAVQGQSKQLTLRSKFGF; encoded by the coding sequence ATGAAAGAATACGCTAAGAGGCTGCAGTCAGGCGAAAAGGGGTTTACCCTGATTGAGCTTATCGCATCCATGGCGCTTATCTCCATCTTCGGCGGCATTATGTATACAGTCATTACTTTCGGTGTCTCCTCGCATAACAAAATTCAAATTGAAAACGGACTGAGGGACGAAGCGGACCTGTTGATGTCAGCCATCATCAACGAGCTGTATACAATCGCTCCGGACAAGGTGAGAGAGCAGTCCAACGGCATTCAGCTTATCGAGACGGGCGTCGCGGGACTTAACGACATCTATATCGACGGGGGACAGCTCCATATTCGCAACGCCCCTCTTGTAATTAGTTCGACAATCGAAAGCGGCTCCTCCATTAAGCTGGATTGTGAAGGTTATGGGGAGTCCGAGGACGGACCAAGAGAATGTGCGACAGGATTGATCGAAATTGATCTGGTGCTTAGCAAGGCGGTGCAAGGCCAATCGAAGCAGCTTACGCTTAGAAGCAAATTTGGTTTTTAG
- a CDS encoding DUF5057 domain-containing protein, with protein MKLSKFQQRVSAILVVTLSAMLFTYAGDFRSRADAATITDAVTLSTGGKFVSASGSSVSASADVYSFNELFVMEEHGSDIVAFKSKLGGTYLSYKNASSSNSYALSAVTATSAGDTEKFKKTDMQNGSFALQSSKKISSTYRFVERNQNGTLSIEKESTSQRFTPAARNLRATVNVLEITQTGASDLAGLIGGKSLLSIKTYSMKEFVASRETLNDKYDAIYIGRGIYSPELPPKLTTKNDRINAHNTKDIQNDITQLKANEITRQFIDAGLPVIFYSDAGKKQGVEHQPKYNNRDGLLKSNFAKYNTNAFKRSNVVFVNESHLASTSAFNARINLLEEGNKRPQLTVTAQPVDYTSNQSSVYVPGDTITFGYAVGNVGDLSKKSMHVNLYIGMDSSLPFGAEQLVATENVVTSTGSISYTLPPGYTGVQYWRLELADLNSPLIDAKTGVYRFKDRKININVLQVMPNNSTSSNLNTTTNLNGAYLSPTTGDKKDAYSIKVDAKTITQFNLTDYQNLNGKYDMIIFGYSDYYNNYAPINDAASAAVLDFIATGQSVMFTHDTIFLNSNVNNKNWVEKFSTVSGQIQPQTDMGFGNPVSSNKTEKVNDGLLTQYPFLLNDTTSVAATHNQYFTLDLEDPTVIPWYNMIDSTRRTPGDSWNHYYTYSKGNVTYSGSGHTNTKFPDWEQQLFVNTMYRAYMGSNHAPQLTVNSPVEYDPAKNNFIPSYSDILINYSAYDLDLNDRDLTTSVNLIYNNQSVPLITKQQVYTGETINMSVPNPLPQGGDLTIEIKAWDPQGAEVVQNVKVKVVKVESNLALQRTPSANVVDNKIKTNDTAVFTYTVTPKAIDKSLALPADRMIIKDLSFSETFPPNLEISSLPSGFTKSGTLAQGYTVTGQLANIPYQLSGNSFVASPILFNISVIPKKDDLYSLMNATLQYSDVGGQASRTLQFPSYILQAITMIDRIQLSNMTILEGDKKPVIPVFTPENPTIKQLQWESDRPDIVTVNSSGIVTGIKPGTAVIKATATDGSNKSATATVNVIRPGLNIIGGDRVAVGETLSLASSLNTADYEVIESYSWSITQGSSNASLQSTGSNATSVSGSRTGTATVSLTVTTNQTDSATGNKRTYSTSKVISVYSKLSGLTLTGTDLEIEQSKRLTPVFIPADATFKAVNWSSSNSNIVRVDSNGNVFGAGVGQAVITVATIDGSGLSANAIVNVTVPKPIIQAADRVPLGGSFNVVVDQMKEAQNDPVRGFRWIIDSNASHVEPISDPVLNQVTYKALKEGTVTVRLELTTLNGRIYSSDAESILIEPVTLWLKDTKTMDPGQTADLWEELSSNPTVGKDMIKESLSWSSTDPDIVSVDPVTGVITAHQPGSATIIVGYAFDTNITAAITVIVSRPPITPLLPDGESKY; from the coding sequence ATGAAGCTTTCAAAGTTTCAGCAGAGAGTTTCTGCCATCCTGGTCGTCACTTTATCTGCTATGCTCTTTACATACGCGGGCGACTTCCGGAGCCGGGCGGATGCGGCCACGATAACGGATGCGGTGACGTTAAGCACCGGAGGGAAGTTCGTGTCAGCAAGCGGGAGCAGCGTATCCGCGTCGGCTGATGTCTATTCCTTCAACGAGCTGTTCGTCATGGAGGAGCACGGCTCCGATATCGTCGCCTTCAAATCCAAGCTGGGCGGCACCTATCTGTCCTACAAAAATGCGAGCTCATCCAACAGCTACGCATTAAGCGCCGTTACCGCAACTTCCGCCGGCGATACGGAGAAATTCAAAAAGACGGATATGCAGAACGGCAGCTTCGCTCTTCAATCCAGCAAGAAGATTAGCTCGACATACAGATTTGTAGAGCGGAACCAGAACGGTACACTGTCCATCGAGAAGGAAAGCACGTCCCAGCGCTTTACCCCCGCCGCGAGGAATCTGCGTGCCACGGTTAACGTGCTGGAGATTACGCAGACCGGGGCATCCGATCTGGCCGGCTTGATCGGCGGCAAATCGCTCCTGTCCATCAAGACCTACAGCATGAAGGAGTTCGTCGCCTCGCGCGAGACGCTGAATGACAAATACGACGCGATCTACATCGGCAGAGGCATCTACAGCCCTGAGCTGCCTCCCAAGCTGACAACCAAAAACGATAGAATTAACGCCCATAACACCAAAGACATTCAGAATGATATTACCCAGCTGAAGGCGAATGAAATCACCCGCCAGTTTATCGACGCCGGGCTGCCCGTTATCTTTTACAGCGACGCAGGCAAGAAGCAAGGCGTGGAGCACCAGCCTAAGTACAATAACCGGGACGGTCTGCTGAAGAGCAATTTCGCCAAATATAACACCAATGCATTTAAACGCTCCAACGTTGTTTTTGTGAACGAGTCCCATTTAGCTTCCACTTCGGCTTTCAATGCCCGAATTAATCTGCTGGAGGAGGGCAACAAGCGCCCTCAGCTGACGGTCACAGCGCAACCGGTTGACTACACCAGCAACCAATCCTCCGTCTATGTGCCGGGCGACACCATTACGTTCGGATATGCGGTTGGCAACGTAGGCGACCTAAGCAAGAAATCGATGCATGTGAATTTGTACATCGGCATGGACAGCTCGCTGCCATTCGGCGCGGAGCAGCTTGTAGCGACGGAGAATGTTGTCACCTCCACTGGCTCGATCTCCTATACATTGCCGCCTGGCTACACCGGGGTGCAATATTGGAGACTGGAGCTTGCCGATCTGAACAGCCCGCTTATCGATGCCAAGACGGGTGTCTACCGCTTCAAGGATCGCAAGATTAACATTAACGTGCTGCAGGTCATGCCGAACAACAGCACAAGCAGTAATCTGAACACGACGACCAACCTGAACGGCGCCTATCTCTCTCCCACAACCGGAGACAAGAAGGACGCCTACTCGATCAAGGTAGACGCCAAGACGATCACGCAGTTTAATCTCACGGATTACCAGAATCTGAACGGCAAATACGATATGATTATTTTTGGCTACAGCGATTATTACAACAACTATGCGCCAATTAACGATGCGGCATCGGCTGCTGTACTGGACTTTATCGCTACGGGCCAAAGCGTTATGTTCACCCATGACACCATATTCCTGAACAGCAACGTCAACAACAAGAACTGGGTGGAGAAGTTCAGCACGGTATCCGGCCAGATTCAGCCGCAGACAGATATGGGCTTCGGCAACCCCGTCAGCTCCAACAAGACGGAGAAAGTGAATGACGGACTGCTTACGCAATACCCATTCCTGCTGAACGACACAACATCCGTCGCAGCGACACATAATCAGTATTTCACGCTGGATCTTGAGGACCCGACGGTTATTCCTTGGTATAACATGATTGATTCGACACGCCGTACGCCAGGGGACAGCTGGAATCATTATTACACCTATTCCAAAGGCAACGTTACGTATTCAGGCTCCGGCCATACGAATACCAAATTCCCGGATTGGGAGCAGCAATTATTTGTCAATACGATGTATCGGGCTTATATGGGCTCCAATCACGCGCCGCAGCTTACGGTTAACAGCCCTGTGGAGTATGATCCGGCCAAAAACAACTTTATCCCGTCGTATTCCGATATTCTGATTAACTATTCGGCTTATGACCTGGACCTGAACGATCGTGATCTTACGACATCCGTTAACCTGATCTACAACAACCAGTCGGTACCGCTCATTACGAAGCAGCAGGTGTACACTGGCGAGACCATTAACATGTCCGTTCCGAATCCGCTTCCGCAGGGCGGTGATCTGACCATTGAGATCAAGGCCTGGGATCCGCAAGGTGCGGAGGTTGTGCAGAACGTTAAGGTGAAGGTTGTCAAGGTGGAGTCCAACCTGGCGCTGCAGCGTACCCCTTCCGCCAATGTTGTCGACAACAAAATCAAGACAAACGACACGGCTGTATTTACTTACACCGTAACGCCGAAGGCAATCGACAAATCGCTTGCACTGCCAGCGGATCGTATGATTATCAAGGACCTGAGCTTCTCCGAGACGTTCCCACCCAATCTGGAGATCAGCTCATTGCCAAGCGGATTTACAAAGTCCGGCACGTTGGCGCAAGGCTATACCGTAACCGGCCAGTTGGCGAATATTCCATATCAGCTGTCCGGCAACTCCTTTGTAGCTAGTCCTATTCTGTTCAATATTTCGGTTATTCCGAAAAAGGACGACTTGTATTCTCTTATGAATGCGACGCTGCAATATTCTGATGTGGGAGGACAAGCTTCAAGAACCTTGCAGTTCCCGTCCTACATCCTGCAAGCCATCACCATGATTGATAGAATTCAGCTGTCCAATATGACGATTCTGGAAGGCGACAAAAAACCGGTTATCCCTGTCTTCACTCCAGAGAATCCCACTATCAAGCAGCTGCAATGGGAGTCGGACAGACCTGACATTGTGACGGTCAACAGCAGCGGCATCGTGACGGGCATCAAGCCGGGCACAGCCGTTATCAAGGCTACGGCGACGGACGGCAGCAACAAATCGGCCACCGCGACGGTTAACGTCATACGGCCGGGCTTAAATATTATAGGCGGCGATCGAGTTGCCGTTGGCGAGACGCTGTCGCTTGCTTCAAGTCTGAATACAGCCGATTACGAGGTTATTGAGTCCTATTCCTGGTCCATTACTCAAGGCAGCTCTAATGCTTCCTTGCAGTCAACAGGCAGCAATGCCACATCGGTATCAGGCTCACGGACGGGTACCGCAACCGTATCGCTAACTGTTACAACCAATCAGACGGACAGCGCGACGGGCAACAAACGGACCTACTCCACATCCAAAGTAATAAGCGTATATTCGAAATTATCGGGTCTTACCTTAACAGGAACGGATCTCGAAATCGAACAATCGAAACGCCTGACTCCTGTATTCATCCCGGCTGATGCTACATTCAAAGCCGTGAATTGGAGCTCCAGCAACAGCAATATTGTTCGTGTCGATTCCAATGGCAATGTATTCGGCGCAGGTGTAGGTCAGGCTGTCATTACTGTTGCCACGATTGACGGCAGCGGCTTATCAGCCAATGCCATCGTGAACGTAACCGTTCCGAAACCAATCATCCAGGCCGCTGACCGAGTGCCGCTTGGCGGAAGCTTCAACGTAGTGGTTGATCAAATGAAAGAAGCCCAGAATGATCCCGTTCGCGGGTTCAGGTGGATCATCGACAGCAACGCTTCTCATGTCGAGCCCATTTCGGATCCAGTACTGAACCAAGTGACTTACAAGGCGCTGAAGGAAGGCACTGTAACGGTTCGCCTGGAGCTGACAACCTTGAACGGCCGTATCTATTCTTCTGATGCAGAGAGCATTCTCATCGAACCCGTCACGTTATGGCTCAAGGATACCAAAACGATGGATCCTGGGCAGACAGCCGACCTATGGGAGGAGCTAAGCTCCAATCCAACAGTAGGCAAGGATATGATTAAGGAATCGCTTAGCTGGTCCAGCACAGATCCCGACATTGTAAGCGTCGACCCCGTGACAGGCGTCATTACCGCCCATCAGCCTGGGTCAGCAACCATTATTGTAGGTTATGCCTTTGACACTAATATCACTGCAGCCATAACCGTCATCGTCAGCCGGCCGCCAATTACACCATTATTGCCTGATGGAGAAAGCAAATACTGA
- the gspE gene encoding type II secretion system ATPase GspE, whose amino-acid sequence MAAVKKRLGDLLVESMIISEAQLQEALQEQRQTKQKLGDLLISQGYITEQQLIEVLEFQLGIPHVSLYKFQIDPAVTQIIPESMARRYQAIPLQKEGGRLMVAMADPLDYFAIEELRMSTGFRIEPAISTRDELQRAIARHYGLQDSMNQMLVDLSGSDDIQENEILDEDSPVVRLVNQMIQQAVQLRASDIHVDPSEHNVTIRYRIDGVLRTERSVPKQMQGFITARLKIMAKLNIAERRLPQDGRIKMHVDFKAVDIRVSSLPTIHGEKIVLRILDLSTGVKSIDQLGFSSRNLTLFQSMIDKPYGILLITGPTGSGKTTTLYSGLQHLNREDTNIITVEDPVEYQLEGINQVQVSPNIGLTFAAGLRSILRQDPNVVMVGEIRDSETAEIAIRASLTGHLVLSTLHTNDSVSTITRFRDMGIEPYLMASSLLGVVAQRLVRRVCPDCRQAHPIQEQERIFLQHRYAELDKLYKGRGCGSCNSTGYRGRVAIHEVLIVDDSIRKLITDGASVLELREAAARQGMIQLMDDGLDKVARGITTLQEVLRETVAH is encoded by the coding sequence ATGGCTGCCGTCAAAAAAAGGCTGGGCGACCTGCTTGTGGAGAGCATGATTATTTCTGAAGCTCAGCTTCAGGAGGCTCTGCAGGAGCAGAGACAGACCAAGCAGAAGCTGGGCGACCTGCTCATATCACAAGGCTACATAACGGAGCAGCAGCTGATTGAGGTGCTGGAATTCCAGCTCGGCATTCCGCATGTCAGTCTCTATAAATTCCAGATCGATCCCGCCGTCACCCAGATTATTCCGGAGAGCATGGCCAGACGCTATCAGGCTATCCCCCTTCAGAAGGAGGGAGGCCGCTTGATGGTGGCGATGGCGGATCCGCTTGATTATTTCGCCATTGAAGAGCTCCGCATGAGCACCGGCTTCCGAATTGAGCCGGCGATCTCCACAAGGGACGAGCTGCAGCGAGCGATTGCAAGACATTACGGGCTGCAGGACTCCATGAACCAGATGCTGGTGGATTTGTCCGGCTCGGATGACATTCAGGAGAACGAAATATTGGATGAGGATTCGCCGGTTGTGCGCCTCGTCAATCAGATGATCCAGCAGGCCGTTCAGCTCAGGGCGTCGGATATTCATGTCGATCCCAGCGAGCATAACGTAACGATCCGATACCGGATCGACGGCGTCCTCCGCACAGAGCGGTCAGTGCCGAAGCAGATGCAGGGCTTTATTACGGCGAGGCTGAAGATTATGGCGAAGCTGAACATCGCGGAGCGCAGGCTGCCGCAGGACGGCCGCATCAAGATGCATGTCGACTTCAAGGCCGTCGATATCCGTGTATCATCGCTGCCGACCATCCACGGAGAGAAGATTGTGCTTCGGATATTGGATTTAAGCACCGGCGTCAAGTCGATCGACCAGCTTGGCTTCAGCTCGCGCAATCTGACGTTATTCCAGAGCATGATCGACAAGCCTTACGGCATTCTGTTGATTACGGGACCCACGGGCAGCGGCAAGACGACGACGCTGTATTCCGGGCTTCAGCATTTGAACCGGGAAGACACGAACATCATTACCGTCGAGGACCCTGTGGAGTACCAGCTGGAGGGCATCAATCAGGTGCAGGTAAGTCCCAATATCGGACTCACCTTCGCGGCGGGCCTGAGATCGATTCTTCGTCAGGATCCTAACGTCGTGATGGTGGGCGAGATTCGAGACAGTGAAACGGCGGAAATTGCCATTCGCGCCTCCTTGACGGGCCACTTGGTTTTGTCGACGCTGCATACCAATGATTCCGTCAGCACCATTACAAGATTCCGGGATATGGGCATCGAGCCTTATCTGATGGCGTCATCGCTTCTCGGCGTCGTTGCCCAACGGCTGGTGAGACGTGTATGTCCGGATTGCAGACAAGCTCATCCCATCCAAGAGCAGGAGAGAATCTTTCTTCAGCATCGGTATGCTGAGCTCGACAAGCTGTACAAGGGAAGAGGCTGCGGCAGCTGCAACAGCACGGGCTATCGGGGCCGAGTCGCCATTCACGAGGTGCTTATCGTGGACGACAGCATCCGCAAGCTCATTACGGACGGCGCCTCAGTGCTTGAGCTTCGCGAGGCGGCAGCCCGTCAAGGCATGATTCAGCTCATGGACGATGGTCTGGACAAGGTCGCTCGCGGCATTACAACTTTGCAGGAGGTACTGCGCGAGACGGTCGCCCATTAA
- a CDS encoding type IV pilus twitching motility protein PilT, whose translation MSSIETIIGLLQGAREQKASDLHISVGSPPSYRIDGALKSAADNKVTAEEAEGYAAALVTEAQRLQLEERGEVDFSYSLPDCRFRMNIYRQQGYVSIAARLIAQSIPTLEQLQMPAVIAPLADKAQGLILVTGPTGSGKSSTLAAFIHHINRSQKKHIITLEDPIEYVHRSEASIIDQREVGQDTRSFSNGLRAALRQDPDVILVGEMRDLETISAAITAAETGHLVLGTLHTTDAPQTIDRIIDAFPGPQQAQVRAQLAAVLLTVISQRLLPRSSGQGRIAATEILMNTPAAANLIRSEKVHQIRSLMQTGKALGMHTLDMSIKELLQKGIVTPAAAKPYLTEGGL comes from the coding sequence ATGTCGTCAATAGAAACGATTATTGGATTATTGCAAGGCGCGAGGGAGCAGAAGGCGTCTGACCTTCATATTTCGGTAGGGTCGCCGCCTTCCTATCGGATTGACGGCGCGTTGAAGTCGGCGGCGGACAACAAGGTTACCGCGGAGGAAGCGGAAGGCTATGCGGCCGCTCTCGTGACGGAGGCTCAGCGTTTGCAGCTGGAGGAGCGGGGAGAGGTAGATTTTTCTTATTCACTTCCGGACTGCAGATTCCGAATGAATATATATAGGCAGCAAGGCTATGTGAGCATCGCCGCAAGGCTGATTGCCCAGAGCATCCCGACGCTGGAGCAGCTGCAGATGCCTGCAGTTATCGCTCCTCTTGCCGATAAGGCGCAAGGGCTTATTCTTGTGACGGGTCCAACAGGCAGCGGGAAGTCTTCCACGCTTGCGGCGTTTATCCATCATATTAACCGCTCGCAGAAGAAGCATATCATTACGCTGGAGGACCCCATCGAGTACGTTCACCGCAGCGAGGCGTCCATTATTGACCAGCGGGAGGTCGGCCAGGATACCAGAAGCTTCTCGAACGGCTTGCGAGCCGCGCTGAGGCAGGATCCCGATGTTATTCTTGTAGGCGAGATGAGGGATCTGGAGACGATTTCTGCCGCTATAACAGCTGCTGAGACGGGGCATCTGGTGCTTGGAACACTGCATACGACCGACGCGCCGCAGACGATCGACCGCATTATTGACGCTTTCCCGGGCCCGCAGCAGGCTCAGGTTCGCGCACAGCTTGCCGCCGTCCTGCTGACCGTTATATCGCAGAGGCTGCTGCCGAGGTCATCCGGACAGGGACGGATTGCCGCAACCGAAATCCTGATGAACACGCCGGCTGCGGCCAACCTGATCCGCTCCGAGAAGGTCCATCAGATCCGAAGTCTTATGCAGACGGGCAAAGCGCTGGGCATGCATACGCTGGATATGTCCATCAAGGAGCTGCTGCAGAAAGGAATCGTGACACCGGCAGCCGCTAAGCCGTATCTGACGGAAGGAGGTCTGTAA
- a CDS encoding type II secretion system F family protein: MPQFTYEAKGIGGRLLKGKMSSMDKTTAVEELRKRGLVVLSVQEIHHSVLQTELYIGNPVKGIHFIIFCRQFATLIRAGVTLLDSTHILSEQTESKPLKKALAEVHSSLLKGVPFSQAAGEHKRIFPPMFISMVRAGEETGDLDGTLDRLAAFFEKAHTTKEKIKSAMTYPIVVGFMSIAAVIYLLQAVVPQFVSMFDSFGAELPLITRIVLALSDSMSEQWYLWVLGVIVLVTAFVMIQRTEQGKHAIDYAKLKIPIFGKLNQKGAIAQMSRTLSSLYASSVPVLTSLAIVEQVVGNRVIGQVIRQSADSLRRGNPLSDPLKKSWVFPPLVTQMIAVGEETGALDSMLSKVADFYEMDVDNTVDRLKSLIEPLLIVFLAGVVGLIVMAILLPMFTLYSTVG, from the coding sequence ATGCCGCAATTCACGTATGAAGCGAAGGGCATCGGGGGTCGATTGCTGAAGGGCAAGATGTCAAGCATGGACAAGACCACCGCTGTCGAGGAGCTGAGGAAGCGCGGTCTGGTTGTATTATCCGTTCAGGAGATTCATCATTCCGTCCTGCAGACAGAGCTGTACATCGGCAATCCCGTGAAGGGCATTCATTTCATTATTTTTTGCCGGCAATTCGCTACACTTATTCGGGCAGGCGTTACTTTACTGGATTCCACTCATATCTTGTCGGAGCAGACGGAGAGCAAGCCGCTGAAGAAGGCGCTGGCGGAGGTTCACTCCTCCTTGCTCAAGGGGGTGCCGTTCTCTCAGGCCGCTGGTGAGCATAAACGGATTTTCCCGCCGATGTTCATCAGTATGGTGCGAGCGGGGGAAGAGACTGGCGATCTTGATGGGACGCTGGACAGGCTGGCCGCCTTCTTCGAGAAGGCGCATACGACCAAGGAGAAAATTAAATCCGCAATGACTTATCCCATTGTGGTTGGGTTTATGTCCATCGCAGCGGTCATTTATCTCCTGCAGGCGGTTGTGCCGCAATTTGTATCCATGTTTGATTCCTTTGGTGCCGAGCTTCCGCTTATTACTAGAATCGTGCTGGCGCTCAGTGACAGCATGTCGGAGCAATGGTACTTGTGGGTGCTGGGTGTCATCGTGCTGGTGACGGCCTTCGTCATGATACAGCGGACGGAGCAGGGGAAGCATGCTATTGATTACGCGAAGCTGAAGATTCCCATCTTCGGCAAGTTGAACCAGAAGGGCGCCATCGCCCAGATGAGCCGTACACTGTCGTCGTTATACGCCAGCTCTGTGCCTGTACTAACATCGTTGGCGATAGTGGAGCAGGTTGTGGGCAATCGCGTTATCGGCCAAGTGATCCGGCAGTCCGCAGATTCGCTGCGCCGGGGCAACCCGTTGTCCGATCCGCTCAAAAAATCATGGGTATTCCCGCCTTTGGTCACTCAGATGATTGCTGTTGGCGAGGAGACTGGCGCTCTGGATTCCATGCTGTCCAAGGTGGCGGATTTCTACGAGATGGACGTCGACAACACGGTTGATCGGTTAAAATCATTGATTGAGCCCTTGTTAATTGTATTTCTGGCAGGTGTCGTTGGCCTCATCGTCATGGCGATCCTGCTGCCGATGTTTACGCTGTATTCTACCGTTGGGTAA